In the Candidatus Poribacteria bacterium genome, one interval contains:
- the pgsA gene encoding CDP-diacylglycerol--glycerol-3-phosphate 3-phosphatidyltransferase: MNFSTLLRLANLLTLLRLFLIPPFIFCFQADMMAPALIIFLLAALTDNLDGRIARRQGETSFGKFMDPLADKLLIGTALVCLALFKHLEGGLIPMWMVIVIMGREILVTVLRVVFIAKYGQVVSASQWGKYKMTSQLVVIGIGLGLLAFQDALNAAFILQNRGPIYFMMLVPLILTVASGLEFLVNNRKFLSALIHLTSYDPEAGA, translated from the coding sequence ATGAATTTCAGTACCCTTTTACGTTTAGCAAATCTCCTGACGCTTTTACGGTTGTTCCTGATACCTCCCTTCATATTCTGCTTTCAGGCGGATATGATGGCGCCCGCGCTCATCATCTTTCTGCTTGCAGCGCTCACAGACAATCTTGATGGCAGGATCGCACGAAGACAGGGCGAAACCAGCTTCGGGAAATTTATGGACCCCCTCGCAGATAAATTGTTAATTGGCACCGCTTTAGTCTGTCTCGCACTCTTTAAACACCTTGAGGGTGGACTCATCCCGATGTGGATGGTTATTGTCATCATGGGGCGCGAAATCCTCGTTACAGTTTTGCGAGTCGTTTTTATCGCAAAATATGGGCAAGTTGTTTCGGCGAGTCAATGGGGAAAATATAAGATGACTTCGCAATTAGTTGTCATCGGGATCGGCTTGGGATTGCTCGCATTCCAGGATGCCTTGAATGCTGCATTTATTCTACAAAACCGCGGTCCTATCTATTTTATGATGCTTGTGCCGTTGATTCTCACGGTGGCATCCGGTCTGGAGTTTCTCGTCAACAACCGCAAATTTTTATCCGCGCTCATTCACCTAACAAGTTACGATCCAGAAGCAGGTGCGTGA